One Natrinema halophilum genomic window carries:
- a CDS encoding methyl-accepting chemotaxis protein, with translation MAIDDRLPDRLRETYSVKIGVLFVVVAVTTLLVAALFFGYVSSTVGPAAEAHFSDQTDDRSDVAAAWLTTNAETATGLATDGTLQDGSTAEVEERLAAVQSARSDRIAAIHYLDGDGTVLASSDDGATEQEFFEAAGIEGTTDGPGPVHQGLSTDDSVLSFVTGVERGDGSQRYVVVSVPIDGFTTALQTDESSRTVVTNADSESIAAVGEEAPVGDEAVLAATSPDSDSVATGVPDGTDTEYAATAATIDVGDSSLTVSTYDTASTVYGPQKAASSALVALLLIFTLHLGLVGIVLGGNMSLNLRRLASKAERMGEGDLTVELETDRIDEVGILYNSFASMRDSLRQTLDDLEEQRQRARDAQQRTEQRNRELVAEAERYSEVMSACADGDLERRLEPETDHDALVSIATAFNEMIDDLEDAVTKVKAISADVARTSTEVQTSSDEIRRASAEVTTSIQEISNGSAKQADDLAVATTEVKEMSATVEEVAAATSNIADQSSQVDELATDGRRAAEETRTEMHTASEQTESVAETIRALDEEADQIQEIVELIDEIAGQTNMLALNAAIESSRSQSASNESGGFQAVADEVKELANQTQEAVGDVETMIESIQRRATKSAAQIEETETMIGSATDGVDDLSRKLDRIAAEIEQVAAGVEEIDQATDEQAESAEELATIVQDVASVADETTSQAQQVAAAAEETTATISDVSTEATRLDERATVLADAVDEFTVSAPPADPSATAPVWDGDSQ, from the coding sequence CCGTCGGCCCGGCGGCGGAAGCCCACTTCAGCGATCAGACCGACGACCGAAGTGACGTCGCTGCGGCCTGGTTGACGACGAACGCGGAAACGGCAACCGGACTCGCCACTGACGGGACTCTCCAGGACGGAAGCACCGCAGAGGTAGAAGAGCGGCTCGCGGCCGTACAATCCGCTCGGTCAGATCGGATCGCAGCGATCCACTATCTCGACGGTGACGGGACCGTTCTCGCGAGCAGCGATGACGGGGCAACCGAACAGGAGTTCTTCGAAGCAGCCGGCATCGAAGGCACAACAGATGGACCGGGCCCTGTCCATCAGGGGCTCTCGACCGACGACTCGGTCTTGTCGTTCGTTACAGGCGTCGAGCGCGGGGACGGCAGCCAACGGTACGTGGTCGTCTCCGTTCCCATCGACGGGTTCACGACAGCGCTACAAACTGACGAATCCAGTCGGACGGTCGTCACAAACGCCGACAGCGAATCGATCGCCGCGGTCGGCGAAGAAGCACCCGTCGGCGACGAAGCTGTTCTAGCTGCAACCTCTCCGGACTCGGACAGCGTCGCTACGGGCGTCCCCGATGGGACCGACACGGAATACGCGGCGACGGCGGCGACGATCGACGTCGGCGACAGTTCGCTGACGGTCTCGACCTACGATACCGCGTCGACCGTATACGGTCCACAAAAGGCTGCTTCATCGGCGTTAGTTGCCTTGCTGTTGATCTTCACCCTTCATCTCGGGCTCGTCGGGATCGTCCTCGGGGGCAACATGTCCCTGAACCTCCGTCGGCTCGCGAGCAAGGCCGAGCGGATGGGCGAGGGCGACCTTACGGTCGAACTCGAGACCGACCGGATCGACGAGGTCGGAATCCTGTACAATTCGTTCGCCTCGATGCGGGACTCGCTCAGACAGACGCTCGACGACCTCGAAGAGCAGCGCCAGCGCGCCCGCGACGCCCAGCAACGAACCGAACAGCGAAATCGCGAACTCGTCGCCGAAGCCGAACGGTACAGCGAGGTCATGTCCGCGTGTGCCGACGGCGACCTCGAGCGCCGACTCGAACCCGAAACCGACCACGATGCATTGGTGTCGATCGCCACCGCGTTCAACGAGATGATCGACGACCTCGAGGACGCCGTCACGAAGGTCAAGGCGATTTCGGCCGACGTCGCCCGCACGAGCACCGAAGTCCAGACCAGTTCCGACGAAATTCGGCGGGCGAGTGCGGAAGTCACCACGTCGATCCAGGAGATCTCGAACGGATCAGCAAAGCAGGCGGACGACCTGGCCGTTGCGACGACGGAGGTCAAGGAAATGTCCGCGACCGTCGAGGAGGTCGCGGCGGCAACGAGTAACATCGCCGACCAGTCGAGTCAGGTCGACGAACTGGCCACGGACGGCCGGCGGGCGGCCGAGGAGACGAGGACGGAAATGCACACCGCCAGCGAACAGACGGAATCCGTCGCCGAGACGATCCGAGCGCTCGACGAGGAGGCAGATCAGATCCAGGAAATCGTCGAGTTAATCGACGAAATCGCCGGCCAGACCAACATGCTCGCGTTGAACGCGGCCATCGAATCCTCCCGATCCCAGAGTGCCTCCAACGAAAGCGGCGGCTTCCAGGCCGTCGCCGACGAGGTCAAAGAACTCGCAAACCAAACTCAAGAGGCGGTCGGAGACGTCGAAACCATGATCGAATCGATACAACGGCGGGCGACGAAAAGCGCAGCGCAAATCGAGGAAACCGAGACGATGATCGGGTCGGCAACCGACGGGGTCGACGACCTCTCGCGAAAACTCGACCGGATCGCAGCGGAAATCGAACAGGTAGCCGCCGGCGTCGAAGAGATCGACCAGGCGACCGACGAGCAAGCCGAATCCGCGGAGGAACTCGCGACGATCGTCCAGGACGTCGCGAGCGTCGCCGACGAGACGACATCGCAAGCCCAGCAGGTCGCCGCGGCCGCCGAGGAGACGACGGCGACGATCAGCGACGTCTCGACCGAAGCGACGCGACTCGACGAACGGGCGACGGTGCTCGCCGATGCCGTCGACGAGTTTACCGTCTCGGCGCCGCCGGCCGATCCGTCTGCTACTGCACCGGTATGGGACGGTGATTCGCAATGA
- a CDS encoding bacteriorhodopsin, with protein MIPAETLYRIMFYVMAAATGLFLLWVAQFPEGKRRYYLPVPIICGILSLAYFGMSTQQFFVTTPTGQPVQVSRYIEYFTVGPMMVTITGMVAGASRKQLITLNALQISWTSATVAGYFLTEPTVYVANIANFVLLGLLAYWLIWPITRQSGNQSGERVLLYGKLRNLLLLLFGAYLVVGLLSRQGFGLLNAFSGIFVGSYIDALTRIGFGVLVLRATGATGQLIEELESGDMGDDGSDGVTLESSEESSVELAD; from the coding sequence ATGATACCCGCGGAGACGCTCTATCGGATCATGTTCTACGTGATGGCAGCGGCGACCGGACTCTTCCTGTTGTGGGTCGCCCAGTTTCCCGAGGGCAAGCGCCGGTACTATCTCCCGGTTCCGATCATATGCGGAATACTCTCGCTGGCGTACTTCGGAATGTCGACACAGCAGTTTTTCGTGACGACTCCGACCGGGCAACCGGTTCAGGTGAGCCGGTACATCGAATACTTCACCGTGGGACCGATGATGGTGACCATCACGGGTATGGTCGCCGGTGCATCGCGCAAACAGCTGATCACACTCAATGCCCTCCAGATCTCCTGGACGAGTGCCACGGTCGCCGGATACTTCCTGACGGAACCAACCGTCTACGTCGCTAACATCGCGAATTTCGTTCTCCTGGGTCTGTTGGCTTACTGGCTGATCTGGCCGATCACACGGCAATCTGGCAATCAAAGTGGCGAGCGCGTCCTGCTCTATGGCAAACTGCGGAACCTGCTGTTGTTGCTCTTCGGAGCCTACCTCGTCGTCGGCCTCCTGTCGCGGCAGGGCTTCGGGCTACTCAACGCCTTCAGCGGGATCTTCGTCGGGAGTTATATCGACGCACTCACTCGAATCGGGTTCGGCGTGCTGGTACTCCGGGCGACCGGCGCAACCGGCCAACTCATCGAGGAGTTGGAGTCCGGGGACATGGGCGACGACGGGTCGGACGGCGTCACCCTCGAGTCATCCGAAGAATCGTCGGTCGAACTGGCTGACTGA